The Ignavibacteria bacterium genome contains the following window.
TTTCAGAACACCTGTGAAAGTCGGTCTCGAAATTATGGATAAATTGCGTGGACATACATCGGGACTTGCAGTTCCATATTATGTTATTGATGCACCTGGCGGTGGTGGAAAAATTCCATTGCTTCCTCAATACGTTTTGTATCAGGATGATGAAAAATTAATTCTTAGAAATTACAAATATGAAACTTTCGTTTATCCAGATGTTAAGCCTGAAGAATACAGATCCGGTATCCCTGTTCAAACAGAAACTTACGAAAGCAATTCAACTATTTCGTTACCTGTAATTCAATACCAGAACGAAAACGAATGATTTAAAATTTTAGTTAATCGAAAAGGTTTAGCGGATAAACTCTGCTAAACCTTTTTTAATTTTAAAAACATATCTCGCTTAAAACGGAAGTTCTGAATTTTCAATTTGTCTAATTTTATTTCTTAAATTCTTTTGCTTTTTATATTTTTTAATTGCTATGAAAAATCTATTTGAAAACTTCGGCCTTTATCTTGATTATTATGAGCTTACAATGGCTCAGGGTTATTTTTTGAGCAATCGACGCAATTTAAAAGCAACCTTCGATTACTTTTTCCGCAAAAATCCTTTTGGTTCTGGTTATACAGTTTTTGCAGGAGTTTCCGATTTACTTGAGTTATTAAAAATTTTTCGTTTTGGAAGTGAAGCAATTGATTTTTTGAAATCGAAAGGCTTTAAAGATGAATTTCTCGACTACTTGAAAGAATTTCGTTTTGCTGGAAGTATTTATTCTGCTAGAGAAGGTGAAATTGTTTTTCCTTACGAGCCTTTAATTAGAGTCGAGGGAAATATTATTGAAACTCAGATTATTGAGTCACTTCTTCTTAATCTAATTAATTTTGAATCATTGATTGCAACAAAAGCAAAAAGAATTCGATTTGCGGCAAAAGATAAAATTATATCTGACTTTGGATTAAGAAGAGGTCAGGGACTGGCATCTTTATTTGCAAGTCGAGCTGCGGTAATTGGTGGAGTGAACAGTACTTCTAATGTTTTAGCAGCATTTAATTATGATTTAATTCCAGCTGGTACTCAAGCTCACTCCTGGATTCAAAGTTTCGAAAATGAACTCGAGGCTTTTAGAAAGTTTGCCGAGTTTTATCCTGATAATTGTATTCTTCTTGTTGATACATTCGACACACTGCGGAGTGGAATTCCAAATGCGATTAAAGTTGCAAAGGAGCTTGAGCAAAAGGGTAAAAGATTGAAAGCAATTCGATTAGATAGTGGTGACCTTGCTTACTTCTCAAAGAAAGCAAGAAAAATGTTAGACGAGGCTGGATTGAATTATGTGAAAATTGTCGCTTCTAATCAGCTCGATGAATATCTAATTAAAAGTCTTGACGAACAAAATGCACCAATTGATTTCTTTGGTGTTGGGACAAATCTAATTACCGGTCAGAAAGATGCAGCGTTGGATGGTGTTTATAAAATCTGTCAGATTGAAGATAATCCAACAATTAAATTATCTGAAGATATTAGCAAAGTAACTTTACCGGGACCAAAAAAGATTTACCGTTATTTTAATGGTGAAGGAAAATTCTATGCTGATTGTATCGCGTTGATTGATGAAGATGAAATTGACTTAATGATTCATCCGTTCGATATTTATAAAAAATGTAATTTGAAAGAATTGAAAAGAGAAGAAATTCTGGAACAGGTTGTAAAAAATGGTGATGTAATTGTTCCCGAAAAATCTGTAAATGAGATTGCATCTTATTCTGAATTTCGTTTCTCGCAACTGCCTGATGAACATAAGAGATTTGAGTATCCCCATATCTATAAAGTTGGAATAACTCCGAAACTTTTAGAGCTTCGAGATAATTTAATCAGAAAAAATAAGGAGGGTAAATTATGAAAGCGTTATTTATTGTTGACCTTCAAAATGATTTTTGCCCGTGGGGAGCTTTACCAACTCCAAAAGGCGATGTAATTATTCCTGTATTGAACAAAATAATGGATAAATTCGATCTTGTTCTGGCTTCCAAGGATTGGCATCCGGAAGATTCAATTCATTTTCAAAAATGGCCTAAACATTGTGTTCAGAACACGAAAGGTGCAGATTTCCCCGATGGATTAAATACTGAAAAAATTAAGAAAGTATTTCTAAAAGGAACTGGCAATAAAGATGATGGTTACTCTGCCTTCGAAGCGACAAACGAAAATCTTGCTGAATTTCTGAGAAAGAATAATGTCGATGAGTTATATGTAACTGGTTTAACAGCTGAGTATTGTGTTAAACAGACGGTACTGGATTCATTGAAAAATGGATTTAAGACTTTTGTTATTAAGGATGGTGTTGAAGGAATCTATCAGAACGAGGGCGATGTTGAAAATGCTTTCAAAGAAATGGAACAAGCTGGAGCAATTCTCATTACTTCTAACGATTTGAAATAGATTAATCACACTCCGACTACTTTATAAAAATCTTTTAATTAAACTGATTTTATTTTTTTTGTCAGGCTGAGCTTGTCGAAGCCTGACGACAATTAAACTTAAAGCATTCTTTAAGGTCATACTTCGTCAAGTCTCAGGATGACCTCAAATTTTCGCTGTCATACTGAGTTCATCGAAGTATGACGGCGATTATTGAGAACATTTGAGTTAATATCATCCTTCGTCAAGGCTCAGGTTAACAATTCCTTAAAAAAATCATAATGGGTCGCTCCTATGGAGCTTAAATATTTTTTGTTGGTTTTGCTCTCTACTACAAATAGGTCGCTTCTACAAAGCTTTTAAAGAATAAAATTTAGTAGGTAAGAAAAATAAAAGTCGCGTAGTGATGAACGATTTGTAGCAGAATAATTACTGAGCCCGAAACAAATTGAAGTTGCATAGCAACGACCTCTTTGTAGAGAAAATTATGAACAACTAAAAAGCTAAAGTCGCGTAGCGACGACCTATCGTAGATATAATTATAAACCGCATAAAGAATTAAATCCAAAATGGAAGAAATTATTATAGAGAAAAACAATCACAAACAAAAAAATAAAAAAATAAAAACCCCGCAGGGGTTTAATGTGAATAGCCCCCAATCGCATTGGGGGGTAAGTGAGAACAAAAAAACAAAGAACCCCAAAGGGGTTCAATTATAACAGAAATTGTTTTAAACGATCCTAAAAATTCAATTGCAAATCAAACATTAAAAATATTTTGAACCTCTCATTTAACCCCTTCAGGGTTGGAATTATCTTTTGGCGATATTTACCGAGTGCAACTCGGGGCTAATCATATTCAACTCCTTCGGAGTTGGTGAAAATCAACCAGAATAAGATATTGATTACAATTTCATTAACTGATAAATCCAGAATGGATGAAATTATTATAGAAAGAAGAAGTGCGCATAAGAAAAAATCCTGAAGGTATGACATTCCGTTCGTCGAGGCTCAGGATTACAATTCTCTGTCAGGCTGAGCTTGTCAAAGCCTGACGACATTAAAACTATAAACATTTTTTAGGATTACATTTTTTAATTCTGAACGATACTGAAGAAAGGTAATTGTCAGAAAAAAGATGAGTTTAAAAAATAAAAGTAAGAGCTGCCCAGTTTTTTTGTTGATGCTCATTTAAGATAGAGATATTAAATTTTTTCTCTGGACAGCTCTAATTGAAGAGCAATAATTTTTATTTCAAATAGACCATTTTCTTTATTGATTTATAATCTCCAGAAATTAATTGGTAGAAATATATTCCACTTGGAATTTTGTACTGAGCAGCATCAAAAATAAAGCTATAGATACCTGCTTCTCTTTCTTCATCAATCAATGTAGAGATTTCTCTGCCAATCACATCGAACAATTTTAACTGAACTCTGGATTTTTCTTTTAATGCAAACTTAATCTTTGTAACAGGATTAAACGGATTTGGATAATTTTGATAAAGTTCAGTTCTATCTGGAATTGTAACAGGTGAAAGTTTTAACAGCTTTATGTTTTTATCCTCGATAACTAATTCATCACCGGGCGTAAGTGTTTGGCTAATCTCTTGATTAGGCTCGCTTTCAACTTTGACTTTTAATTTTGTTGATTTAATTCTAATTGGATATTCTCCCGAGTTTATGATCAAATAATTTTCCTTATTAACATTTTCAACAAATCGATTTGAAGAAAATCGAACATCAAAAATTTGAGCTGGTGGAGTTGGTGGCAATTCAAACAAATCATTTTCCAAATTGTCACTCAGATAAAGTTTTACGCTTCGATCTTGATTATCTGTAATTATTAATTCACCAGCGTCACTTAATATTTTTTCAAGTGTTGAGAATTTAGACTTTACTTTCCCCATATTTTGATTAAAAATAATTTTCCCATCTTGAGAAACTTTTATCCAGTAACCTTTGCCTTTTTGAATTGTGCTGGCAACAAAATATCCATTCTGGTAACCGAAGAAATAAGATTGCAAAATGTCAGGCGGATTCGTTGTAATCGAATTCACTGAAACATCATTTTCAAATCCACCAATTAAATTCCATCCAGCTTTTACATTAGCAAAAGGATTTTCAATTGGTAAACCGCAAACCGTAACTTGAGTTGAGTTTGGATATTTCAACCAATAACCTTTTCCATTTGAAAGAGTATCAACTGTGTAGTAACCGATTGATTGACTAAATGCAAACGCTGATGATGTTGCATTTGGAAAGATATCAGTCTTTGACATATTTGTTCTTGCAACAGGAACAGAAACAATATTCCATCCTGAATTTAAAGAAAAGTTAACGCACAACTCAGTTCTAATCGAAAAAGTATTGTCGCTAATATCGAAGACATTTGGATTTTCAAGAGAAGAAATTTTAATCAAACATTGTTCTGAAGTAGAACCCGTTACTAACCATTCATAAGAACCAGATTGAGCAGCAATGTTTGTTGCAATTAGATTCCATGTGCTTCCATTATTAGTCGAAATTTCTATTTTCACATTGTTTACATTCGTACTTGTCCACTCAATTAATTTATGTTGATTCACATACCAGATTTCACCGCCATTTGGTTTTGTAACTTGAATTGAACTTGCTTGAACAACTACACCACCAGAGAGCAGCGCAACATTACCAAGATTTGACCCAACCAAAATTTCTTTTGAACCATTATTATCAAGATCAGGGACAACAGCAACTTCTCTTGCCTGAGTATTTCCACCAAATGAATAAAGAGCCAGTTCATTACCATTGCTGCCATTTACAATTAGAGCTCCTTGATTTTGTACTGCAAACACAACATCATCGGAGCCGTCTCCATTTAAGTCTGGAATTATATCAACACCCATAGTATTGCCAGTTGATTTGTACCATAGAGTATTTCCATTTGCACCATCAACACAAACAGCGCCGCCTGCTAAAATTGAAATTACAACTTCATCAACTCCATCTCCGTTTACATCTCTTAAGATTTTCATTTGAGTTGGTGCACCGCCGCCGGTTGAAAATGTCCACAGAGGTAAACCAGTTGTTCCTTTCAATCGATAAACTGGGCCCCAGAAAGCTCCAGCAATTACATCAGGTTTTTGACCTGGAACTGGAAATACTAAAACTTCTTTTGCACCGCCAGTATTCGAACCAACTTGATATGCCCAGATTAAATTTCCATTTGCTCCGCTTAATGCCTGAAATTGATAAACTGGTTCACCAACTGTTGCAATGACATCTGGAATTCCATCATTGTTTATATCTGGAATTGCGGTAACTCCATGAGTAAATCCACCGACAAATCTTTGCCAGATAATTTGTCCATTTGGTCCATTGAAAAGATAAACCGATCTTCTTCCAGCTACTCCGCCTGATTGAGTTGCACTTGCAGCTGCTATTACATCTGGAATACCATCGTTATTAAAATCGGTTGTTGCATCGACACCAGTTATATCACCTAAAGCAAAACTATCGGGATGATCAGTTCCAAATTTCCATAACATTTGACCTGTTTTGC
Protein-coding sequences here:
- a CDS encoding nicotinamidase, whose amino-acid sequence is MKALFIVDLQNDFCPWGALPTPKGDVIIPVLNKIMDKFDLVLASKDWHPEDSIHFQKWPKHCVQNTKGADFPDGLNTEKIKKVFLKGTGNKDDGYSAFEATNENLAEFLRKNNVDELYVTGLTAEYCVKQTVLDSLKNGFKTFVIKDGVEGIYQNEGDVENAFKEMEQAGAILITSNDLK
- a CDS encoding nicotinate phosphoribosyltransferase: MKNLFENFGLYLDYYELTMAQGYFLSNRRNLKATFDYFFRKNPFGSGYTVFAGVSDLLELLKIFRFGSEAIDFLKSKGFKDEFLDYLKEFRFAGSIYSAREGEIVFPYEPLIRVEGNIIETQIIESLLLNLINFESLIATKAKRIRFAAKDKIISDFGLRRGQGLASLFASRAAVIGGVNSTSNVLAAFNYDLIPAGTQAHSWIQSFENELEAFRKFAEFYPDNCILLVDTFDTLRSGIPNAIKVAKELEQKGKRLKAIRLDSGDLAYFSKKARKMLDEAGLNYVKIVASNQLDEYLIKSLDEQNAPIDFFGVGTNLITGQKDAALDGVYKICQIEDNPTIKLSEDISKVTLPGPKKIYRYFNGEGKFYADCIALIDEDEIDLMIHPFDIYKKCNLKELKREEILEQVVKNGDVIVPEKSVNEIASYSEFRFSQLPDEHKRFEYPHIYKVGITPKLLELRDNLIRKNKEGKL
- a CDS encoding choice-of-anchor D domain-containing protein translates to MKSDNFLPLFSNRKTTNPQKPKKSFIISFIITLIIYLLLTKILNGQTLVQVINLPNDNFFNYGYGLTIRDGLLWVSSSYSTGNLGAKLYAVDTLGIIRDSVIFSSSHVNSSQGLTTDGNVFYFVQRYTARCRIIRIAKNGQILDSLNWPTASSVYLGGLAYDGQIWASVYYPNSSAALYRIDINTSQVTDTIPVFGLQPQGIAVKGDTIFYVMDGFDGDPERIYAVNRFTKDTLFSFPLPETPGQRQNPRGLAWDGNYLYLLAEPVGASSGRQIFKYVIGGGSPSINIPTKFFDFGNVVLGNSGQITATIVNNGTANLVIDSLRFFYSSRFTTNLTTPAIIQPNGNLSFQIFFSPIAYGSDSSHLYIYHNDLSRPAQVIRLVGNGIYGQGVISVPPSYNFGTKRVGSTNFWWMKIENLSNQPINIFSWNTSIPDFYLEPDIFPLNLPANSFKYVRVWFNPRSSGLISDTLRIINNSTNAPEAKIFLTGTGEIQNLSLAQPLWTHTMPNHPISNTYRTIKGIRAINDITGDGKSDVIVCTENYWTAALNGNSSGGNDTLWSFNTYISNSSAGSIGSTGDYSYQKALSIASDLNGDGFNDVVIGTGGGNESVYALNGKTGQMLWKFGTDHPDSFALGDITGVDATTDFNNDGIPDVIAAASATQSGGVAGRRSVYLFNGPNGQIIWQRFVGGFTHGVTAIPDINNDGIPDVIATVGEPVYQFQALSGANGNLIWAYQVGSNTGGAKEVLVFPVPGQKPDVIAGAFWGPVYRLKGTTGLPLWTFSTGGGAPTQMKILRDVNGDGVDEVVISILAGGAVCVDGANGNTLWYKSTGNTMGVDIIPDLNGDGSDDVVFAVQNQGALIVNGSNGNELALYSFGGNTQAREVAVVPDLDNNGSKEILVGSNLGNVALLSGGVVVQASSIQVTKPNGGEIWYVNQHKLIEWTSTNVNNVKIEISTNNGSTWNLIATNIAAQSGSYEWLVTGSTSEQCLIKISSLENPNVFDISDNTFSIRTELCVNFSLNSGWNIVSVPVARTNMSKTDIFPNATSSAFAFSQSIGYYTVDTLSNGKGYWLKYPNSTQVTVCGLPIENPFANVKAGWNLIGGFENDVSVNSITTNPPDILQSYFFGYQNGYFVASTIQKGKGYWIKVSQDGKIIFNQNMGKVKSKFSTLEKILSDAGELIITDNQDRSVKLYLSDNLENDLFELPPTPPAQIFDVRFSSNRFVENVNKENYLIINSGEYPIRIKSTKLKVKVESEPNQEISQTLTPGDELVIEDKNIKLLKLSPVTIPDRTELYQNYPNPFNPVTKIKFALKEKSRVQLKLFDVIGREISTLIDEEREAGIYSFIFDAAQYKIPSGIYFYQLISGDYKSIKKMVYLK